From Anastrepha obliqua isolate idAnaObli1 chromosome 3, idAnaObli1_1.0, whole genome shotgun sequence:
CCTTCCATTGCTCCTGTGTTATCTGTCCCAACGGGTTACTGCGCCACGGTCAATTGCTTCTTGGCTCACCTCACTGACTGCCGCCGCTACTTTAGATGTTCATGGCTTTTCACCTACTCTGATTGAGTGCTTCGCGATTGGCTTTACAGCGTCGCCTTTACACTTTCTCTTTGTGTTGTACATCTTCCCTTCGCTTTCTGTAGATCGCTGCCTCTTTACGGCCATTTGCTGCTCTACCTTGTTGACGAATTTTGAGTTCGATACGGCACATCCAGCACGTGTTGCAAAATAAGCGCGGTCCTTTTCTACTTCCTCCCTAGCCCATGCCAGTCTTTCCGCTTCCGTTTGCGTCAGATTGGCCATGCCACCAAGTCGGTCGCAGATCTTGACCGCTACTTTGTATCGCGACTTAGCTTTCAACCGCTCCAAGCTCGAAtaagaatgaaaaagaatatctCGAAAATCATGGTTGCCGATGACAGTGCTGGTCTAGAAGGTCATAGTTTCTTCAAAAGAGAGGTTTAAGATTTTATAATCTTAAGCGAAAATGCAAATAGTTTAgtgaaaattttacttttaaaatgactaaaaatataatttctgttCGCAAACGGATTTTTTTGTAGTACAATACAATTTAAACCTCTACCTTATACCTGAATACGCATTTTTGACACTTGCTCAAAACAAGTATAATGAAAGTTCATTAAGCAAggcagttagagggttaaattgTTCCACAGAATTTTAAGCAGACAATTCTATTGGGGGTCACTGAAGGCAAAGAATTCGGGGGTCACTGAAGGAGAGCCCGCAAGGAAGCTCTGTCCAAGCTAGTTTCTATACTTTTGGTATAGATACAGCCgctgaaaaatacttaagaacgattcCCAATTCCCTCCATTTaagacttttttgaataaaatcacttaaatgttttgcatattaggttttattttataaaatattaaatatatttaaaatgttttcaaactGTAGCAGTTTTTTTacgtaagaaaaacataaatttttttacttcgttTACAAAAGTTGATATAAATCGAAAATTCTTcgagaaaaatacttaagaacgaaacaaaataatattaaaatcataaaaaaagcaagcgaagggaaaaaatatgcattaatattttgttgaaaatcctTTTTGCTTTGTTACTGCTGCAtagcgtcttaaaaaaagtaaataattaaagGGACCAGTCATCAAAAGGCCGGTGGTCCCATAGGTTGATCCCACGGATTAACGAGTAGATCTGTCGAAAATACGGAGACATCTGCATCGCCTTAACTTGACTACTAGTTTTTATTGCCCAGAATGCTTGGACGAAGAGGAGACTGCCGAACATATGGCCTTTACTGCAGTAGGTTCGATAAAGAACGCGACGACCTAGCAAACAAAACTTGTGTGTTTGTAACACCCACACCACTAGTCCTATAAATGCTTCAGTCGGATGAAGAGCAAAGGGCGGTGCAAGCCTTTGCAACACGAATTATTCTGGAACTGCGCAACATTGATTGGAGGCGAAGGGATGATGTTAGAAGAACGCAGAACAACTGCCGTATTGATAAAATGCaataatgatagaaacaagattgcgcccatcagagagtgtgtgacgtcacgtttgccgagttggccagtgttgccaaccatttgctcttcgcaataaatttagtgcttttttatacccaaaatgtgaacatttttaagtttcgtgtttgtttctttttttttaattcaaaggtagcgaaactgtaagttataaaaaaactgtattattaaacaaatgaaagttaaaaaaggtcactctgagaagattttagtgctaatgcaaATTTGCCGGTTCttataaagtttgatattttgaaagtgcaaatttcattttttgctccttttgagTTAATACAAGATAatagaaaacctttttacacatattaaacagcgaatttactgaatgcgaattaaaaccatagagataTATTCGGTTCTTCCGGActtcaatccttagtgggacatagggcatcaagaggtgtattcatagtaaaaataagcaaaaaaataccagaaaatactaaagaaaccataatgacatttttacaaaaaagtacCTTATCCTGTtacataacctgaaatatagcaaataagtcgttcccttaacaaaagagtttctttcaacaaaaaactgataaattaaattgtaaatatcCATAACACATTTGTTTGACGCACATTTTCAAGataatttgtcacgcatacaaagttctttaagtaattcaataaaaatttggtattttattttctttaagttgGCATttgagtgcgtttttatatccaaagttaGGCAACGCTGCAGTAGTGAGAGAGAggtttgactgctgaaagcagaagaacaccaacaacaaaagcaattgcgggcaatgcgaccagatgttaaaatagtaaagctaaataaaattgagtgaattattgacctaattttaaaaaaaatgtatattttacaaaattataaacattacttttaattacaacaggctagaaaaatgtcatgaagaaagaactaaaactccgagactaaataacaaaaaaaaatgctaaaacaagttacgaaaatggtagtctggccatactggtgctaaaaccacgtaactcattgccaaattcgctgagagcaaagtaacggtatcacgatgggcgccatctcattattctttccatcatgaatAAAATGCAGCAAGACGAATAGCAGACCATTGTAACTGAcgattgagcttattgctcacgCGGACCTCCGCACTTAATTATCAAATCGGTATACCTGTAGGATGAACCGTCAAACTTGAGGTGTTTTAGTGGCGTTAAAGTCTCACATTGACTAAGGCTTTCGATTGCTTTTACACCTCGTAAAAAAAAACGGCACCGTACTCGCTAAAAGATGCATGTATGTGGTTGCCAACGCAACGTGCTTAAGTATTTTCCAACggatgtaaagggtgttttttttagaggttaggttttcaagatgaaataaaacgtatataatttaatgttatggccaagaatttagctttattataaagataagggtttgccattatgttttaaaaatgatttcgggcaagtggccgccgcggctggctcgaataaattccagccgagaggcccaattttcgaccactttttgcagcaattggggccgtatgtcagcaataacgcgccgaatattctcttccaagacgtcaatcgtctcgggcttatctgcgtagacaagcgacttcacatagccccacaagaaatagtccagcggtgttatatcgcacgatcctggaggccacgccacaggtgcacggcgcgagataatgcgctcaccaaaagtttccttcaataaatcgattgttgcgttggctgtatggcatgtagcgccgtcttgttggaaccaaaggtcgtccacatcaacatcgtccaattcaggcacgataaagtcattaatcatggctctatagcgctctccattgactgtaacattatggccggcttcatttttaaagaaatatggaccaatgattccctctgcccatagagcacaccaaacagtgactttttgaggatgtaacggcgtctcagcaatgccttgtggattatgttcactccaaatgcgacaattttgcttattgacatacccattcaaccaaaagtgagcttcatcgctgaacaaaattttcttcgatgcgtcgcgcgaaccgaaccattattttcgtaataaatttgcacgatttgcaaacgttgttcaggtgtaagtctattcattatgaaatggcaaaccaaactgagcataaatcaagtgacagctgtcaaaaagaccatctacgaaaaaagtagtgccaacttgaaaacctaacctctaaaaaaaacaccctttacattgcAAACACATGCAACTCTGAGTATTAGGGAGGAtcgatatttcttattttttgtattaagtcttagtttaaacaaattatgaaaactTTATGATGATGGATTCTTACTtcagaaatatacaaataaataataaaagtcagaaaaaattgatgattgAACTTGatatggaaattttaatttaactttaaactatatatatatgtatatatcgggtgtttttttaagagcttgagaacttaaaatgacaaTACAAAATAGATAATTCTAATAATCTGGTTGATAACTTCAtggatttttctaattttttttttaattcgacaCCGACATATCTCCGCCGCTGCTACGAGttgcatggtccattcgatcagtgctcttttttaataccttttatAGCAAATCTGGCCCTATGGTGTCCATGGAGGCTCGAATATTGCAATAACTCGATTGTTGAGTTCGCTGTATGACAAGCTCCGCCGTCTTGTGGGAGCCAAATGTCCTCGTTAttcagctgattaatttttggaaacaaaaactcaataGCGCTCATCTTTCACCATAATAGTAGCTTTATCCTCATTCgagatcaaaatttttttttcgaagtaaatttccacaatttgaaaacgttgttctggcgttaaacgattcatcaCGAATTACCCAAActcactgaacagaaatgtcagttTGCCATACTCACCTGTCAAATCATAATTATCGATACCGATGTAGCTAAAAAACATGGTAAATAAAtcataaacatttaatttctgCATTTCTGCTTAAGCGTTTATAACTTGTTTAAcaggaggtttggatctatagCTCTATTTCCCAGATAATTTTGTCTACGTCGTGCCACCGCTGGGCGGTCGCATAGGACGTGTTCCTCTGTTTCTTGTTCCTCTTTACAGAGTCTACAGGAATGGTTTTCTATCGCACCTCTCTTTTTCATGTGATGATTAAGTTTAGAATGccctgttagtagttcagtgtacAGTTGTATGTCCTTTCAGCTTAGGTTAAcgattgcttctgcctttatccgttcgggatctatgagtcttttcgattgccgcaatcccgattgggctctccagtaCTCGATTAGGTCTCGTGGTTCCTGCACTTTCCGATTTTCATACATCCTATCGAGGATGCATCTCTGTACCTATGTTGTTTCCTCCGTGCACCAAATGCCCTCCGGGAAATGATGCGGTATGATCCCAAATTTTTTGACTGCCCCTGCCAGAGTAGGCACTAAGCAAAGAACTTCCGTGGCAGTGCACTGTGTAGCCTGCTCTCCAGGACCAGGATTGCCCTTGGCCGAGATCTCCACTCCTTCCATCAAGTTGCAAGCCGACGGAGAGGTTGCGGGCACTGTGGACGAGTCGCCAACGTTTTCGTTGCCAGCTGGTACAAATCGCTTCGTTGGCCTAGAACTCGATGTGGGTGTGGAGCCATCAGAACGGGATCTTTTAGAGGTTGTCTGTTCGGTGGCAGGTGCATTCGACGGCCTCATCGCCATGAAGTGGGCTGTTTTTAGCGGTATGCCCTCGACGACTAAGGCTTTTAGTCTCCTGCGTCCAGCTCCGGACAGTTCACCCTGTTTCCATGAGTCTTTTTAGTTTTATCCACATTTTTTTCTGAACCAGTTGCTAGGAGAGTTCTCTCCTGTTCCGAGGAGATGGACATACCGGCCCACTCCTGCCTAAACAGAGTGTCTATCTCCTCCAGCTCTTCGGTAGAGGGTCCAAGTGCTCCTCCCCGCAAGTCGATGCCCATTTTCTTACTGGAGATGAGACCAACTGCCTCCTCAGCCAGTGATTGTTGTTCGCCAGTAGTGGCTAAAATATGCACATTTGATGGTGTGCAgtccggttttttttttttcaaaactatccatataatttgtttttgaatttaacaTTGCCGTTTGGTCACCCCATGGGAAGGCTAATTCAAACCGTAGGTTCGCCAGATCTTGTACGGAGTTCGCTATTAAGCTTGACTCTACCCCGTCAAGCAAGCTCACCGGCATAGCTGTTCCACCGCGAGTttagggatttttttttgttctttttttaaggTGTAGTGATTTTGACTCCGCCCCTCGCTCTAAAAACTGGGCCTTGAAAATGAGATGCGGAGGCAAAATCCACCCCAGGGAGTTTCTTCTCCCACGCCCGTCTATCGGCAACTAAAAAACCAGCAGAGACATGACCGTACTGAAAAGGGGCTATCGGTCCTACTGATAGCCGCATTACCCCAAAGGGCGCACCAATTTACTGGTGTCGCCACCAGCTAGCCTAACGACTGATTAGGAATCGTATGAAGTCTACTTTCAACCCGTGCGCTGCAGGTAGTAAtacgagttttaattttttagcgaCTTTGTCTGGTGGACTTGTTGGTTCGCGAGAagtatttcatttccctctacccACCTGGCAATATCAAAGAGGGATACCCTATccgccacctggggacgcgctcCGTAGGGGTTACAAGTTCCCCACATGGCCATTTATAATatctgacttcatattcgtTTTCGGCGCCACATTTTATACTAGAAATATTAGTTAAATGTCACAGCTCAAAATCATTGCAAACTagtgtaattaatttaaaaaaaaaaaatttttattatacattatTTTACATTTAGTTCTTTCCCCCTTttgttattacaatattttaatatgcaCTCGCTTGCCGCTTCATTTAAAACTTGCTTATGTGTAAATAATTACAAATGTTTTTACATGCGAAAGTGGCACTCGGCGTGGTGTCGCAAAATtgacaaatattataattacgCTTGCAATAAATTTATGAGAAAATCGCGAAATCGATTTATGGTCTTTTGAATGCCTGTATTAAATTATTGCTGcattaaattgttgttgttttttcccATTACAGCTGCAAGAGCTTTAAGATGGCAAAGCGTGGTGAAATCTGTCGCATCCCCGGCTGCTCAGTGTCGCCTGCAGCGCCAGGTACACCCACACCGGTACGACTGCCGCACATAAATCCGGATGTCTTTCGCCAATTCATCGTTTACGTCTACACAGCGAaggtaatgaaatatttttttattggcatCTAAATAAAGGCAAGAGCTACAATGCAATCGATGCAAAAATGAATGTTTTGCTGTTATTAATAAAGCATTTGACTCTGTTGTGGCAACTTCAACTACTCGTATCAGCAGATTTCTCTTTCAACTTGCGCTGTGCCGTTTTTGCTTTCAGATTATGCTGCAAGATTCGCGTGTTTTCGAAATGATGACTCTAGCGCAAGACATGGGTGTTGAGGAGCTGCGTGCGGCCTGTGAGGATCATGTGATCTCAACTCTATCAGTGGACAATGCGTGCACGTTTCTCACATCTGTCATGGAAATACACGAGAAAGCAGGTATGACAATGAATCTTTAGCTTCACTTGTTCTTATGTAAAACGAAAAAGGTGATGGTGCGATTCAAATATTTAAGTAGGTATagaaatatgtacgtatgaacAAGAATATGGAAAGTCATTGAGGATCCCTCTTAATGAAGTCCACTTATATTAGCTTCAATTGATAAACCAAATGAGTCTGAGTATCGGTCATATATGACTCTGACTGACCTCATACGTGCATACGACTCCTTGGAGAGGCACATATGAAGCTTTGTTTTtagtacagggtgaacgatatgaatactgcttgtatctgtaaaacagctcttgacatcaacgtcaaaattgttctaatgacagttaaattattgtttataagccatcaaaagcacttgcgtctcagttttgttgaatttttttttttctgtgatggaattcaaacgtaatagtgtgattgcgttatatttggctggaatcgcaaccagccattgttcgtgagctcagtcacctcgaAGTGAACAAAATGTGTGtatatcgcactataaaacgttacaatgatactggtagtatTGCAAaagctatggaggtggaccaaaaaaaaaaccgcaacaacgccagaaatggttcggaaagtgaaagctcgacttgaacgaaatccacgtcgaaggggaagaaaaatggccaaagaactgaaaataatgcctaacagcattcgacgcatattgaaaaataagctcaaggtcaaggcttacaagtttcaaaaaacacacgatctttcaccccaacaaaaaaaagttcggtgcgaaagagcaaaggggttgttgcgcttgcacgaacgtggcgaatttccttacattgtgttttctgatgaaaaaaatgcccaattgagcagttcataaacactcaaaacgatcatGTTTACTTGACcaaacgctcatacgagaatttgagcctacgtatggccactcgaagcaatttcccatcgcaagtaatggtttgggccgcagtgaccgctgatggacgctctccaatcgtttttatcgagcctggtgtcaaagtgaatacgacttattatcgggaaaatgttttagaagctgctttagagccgtggacacgcaaacatttcggtcgtagaccatggacgttccaacaggactcggcaccgtctcataaagctcgtgtgaaccaagaatggttaaaaaatcatgttccacacttcatttcgtccacacaatggctttcgaattcgccagacgcaaatccgatgatggactattccatctggtccattttggagaggaaggtgagaactaaaaaatatgccggtATGGATGCGCTGAGAATGGATCAAAATACCtcaattgtaatcatttttgaactattttgtctttgaaatcaataaaaactaatttcacacaaaaaagttatggtgttttgaataggtaacacttcatatcgttcaccctgtagtatATGGCCGCTTTGAGGAATAAGCCGCAACGAAAGTATTTCCTTTCAATCTTCATGTTTTTCGATTCAATTCATACACCAAATGAGTCTGAACCTGAGTAGTAAGTGGGGAAATTTGCTCTTGAGAAACAATAACAGTTAAATCCAgtaaagcaataaaattaatacaaatatttaattactaTGTCAGCAAATAAGATGATTCTGTTGAGGTCACTGAGAGCAGGATAGCGGTTCGCGAGTGTCGCCATCTTCTATATTCTCTCCACTGTACATTTCATTTACACTTTCCACACGGTATAGTTACGCTCTTTTTCTCACTTCAATCTATGCAATTAATGTGCTCTACCATACTTAACTTGTAGGAGGCAACTTTTAGAGGCATTCGAAACGGTTTTTATATCAGTGAGGAATACAAAGCTTTTcgttagaaaaaaaaccaaccaTAAGAAATTGTATGCGGTTTTTATACCGATAACTTTGTAAGAGTTTTTTCGATCAATTAAGATTGAAAGAGATATCAAAGGTCTATGATATTTACCTTATGTTGATCGGGCACATTTTTCAAGCCTAACCCGTACACCTATTACTATTACCATTGCATTAAAAGAAATACCTCAACTACTTTTTCAATGATGTACTTCATTTTGTTAGCAGTGAAGTAATTTTTGAGATATTACAgttattaaaatgaagaagaaaatgtGTCTTTGACCATCGATATTTCCTTAATCTTTCATTAGCggaaaaaagatataataatGCCGTTATAATAACCATAAAATCTTTTGAgaatacacttttttttctgCTACCACAATTTTACTCAACCCCCATcagctcaaaaattatttttatcacaACTTATCTATGCAGCAGAATTGATTGTACTTAAAGTTgaagtatacatttttaagttataaaaaatcttttattacagaacattaaataatacatgaaaaaattatatatgattgcttatatttagatatttaaatttaatacttttaaaataCTCAAATGAATTTAGCGCGGCAACATATCGGCTGGTTGAAGTCATAGCTAAGGTATTTTATATATGTCACATCTTTCGTCTCCTTCTGAGCGTCATCTGCCGTGTGAATTTTATTGGTACTGTTTTAGGTTAGGGAGTGTAACATCACTTGAATATTTACACAGGGTGacaaaaatattgcatataaataatttcgttGGACAAAGCagcagaataaataaattagtttttctAGCTCATTTGCCATAAAAATTAGCACCAAAACAAATATTCCAGCACGCATAGTAATTatcaaaacatgtttttttagtttaaattaaaaattccagtTAAAGCTTCCCTTATAATACGTtccacatataagtagatgatctactttttcgtgcttaactcccaatccgtaattaaaaagcgagatttcccatacaaactttctctcccaaaatctgagattataaattaATCCTAGATTATTACCATACTTTTGGACATACAACCCTGCCAGggaacggaaataagcgccataAAGTACGcaccaaaaaaaacgccaaaaaagttggcaccacaaaaaacgccaaaaaagttggcaccaaggaaatataacgccaaaaagtaggcaccaaaaacatatttcttacaagtttgtaccaacaaacaagcgccaaaaagtaggcagtgttatttctcgctagaaattagcaactacAAGGataaactcaggaaaaatagcctaagatgtatctaagatatatataaggtaatgctctctctctcttcttttcctctacgttatattttttttctctctcgcggaacgaaaatgcccataacgttgcatggccttgaaattttactctccactcTCGCTCGTGCATCGACGCcttagaagtttcacttcaaaaatagatccatcaaagaaaacaggtttgtagacataattctaatacaatttttgttaggtattatatattatatatatatataattggcgcgtacaccgtttgggtgtttggtgtgcgtcttgatgttgttccacaagtggagggacctacagtttcaaaccgacgccgaacggcagatatttttataaggagctttttcatagcagaaatgcactcggaggtttgccattgcctgtcgagaggcgaccgctattagaaaaatgtttttcttaatttggtatttcaccgagattttacgttatctctgtgaattccgaatagtagtcacgcaccaacctattcggctacggcggccgcctgttaGGTATTAGTaactatgtatttatataacagaaaaaagcgtATGTCCATAAACGCTTTGCCCTATTataacttattataaaatgtaatgtcGAATTTCGAATACGAATTTTTGCCATTATTTCTTGAAACTTCAGTAAACGTCATTTACGCATGTACTCCAAATGTACATTATTAGCaaccaattgcgcaattaaattagcttttCCTTCTCCTTCTAAATTAGCTATCATTCATaacaattaaacaaaccaaaaacaccgaaatattccacgaaaatattttctacgaaggaaaacctttcccaactgtaTTGACAGCTGTTTGCAAtattgcaggtaatctgccatatgtgaaaggaaagattaattttgtggatttattggtatttaatgcatatgtgaacgtacttttaatCACTGAAAATTGTATGCTCTTCTAGCGAGTTTTTCGTTGCGCAAGTGCCTTTCATGCAACCCTGTTATTGTGCTTCTTCACTTCTCATTGGAACTACAACACTTTTTCCCAATTTGACATTTATGCGTGGTGCTGTCAAAAATTTTGCAAGCAACCAACGCCGGCAAACGTTTCGGCAGTGAACGTTTtcaattttgtgttaaaaatttaaatagagtgcataaaaatcatcttcaaAATGTCTTTTAAAGGCAATACGAAGGTGCAGAAGGTGATGGTGCAGCCCATCAATCTGATCTTTCGTTATCTACAAAATCGATCGCGGGTACAAGTTTGGCTGTATGAAAATGTTTCTTTGCGCATCGAGGGACACATTGTTGGCTTCGATGAATACATGAATTTGGTGTTGGACGATGCCGAAGAAGTGTGGGTGAAAACACGTACACGCAAAAATCTAGGACGCATCATGCTCAAAGGCGATAACATAACATTGATACAGAACGTGAGCCCGTCAAAGGACTAAGTGGGCGATGTAGAAGAGCAAAACATAAAAGTGAGGTTATGTGCTACTGCAACTGAAATGGCGCGATTTCTAGGCGCAGACGACTTGAGGAACGACTACATTTTAAACAAAcattgaattaatgaaaaaaaaacacaaattcatTACTATAATAACTTTAACTCTATacgaattgtttattttttatcatgCACGAATCATAACTCAGGTGGCTGCGTGGTGCGAAGCAAATGCATGTATTTCTATCATACTAGAAATTAAGTTAGTTTAAAAAACGAATTGTAATTGAATTTTAAGTTCGCTCTAATTCCaatgaaagtgaaaaataaatgtgaaatattttaaaaagcaaataaaccaGTGTTAATTAAAGAGCGGGGTTCATGGAAGTTTGTGGTTACAGCATTGGCTTCGAAATAGTAGGAAGTTTTTgtacaaatgacaaaaaaaagacagtgatatacacttttttataaaaacactcGCTAATGAAATGGCTAAATTATTTTCCAGGTGCCAAATGCGCCGCTTCGTTTATGGAGCGGTGCATAATTTACATAGGCGAAAACGCCAGCGAGTGTGCTAAGACCAATGCCTTTCTGAATTTGACCAAGGATGCATTGGTTAAACTTATCTCGTCAGATTACGTGAGTAAACTAATTGATTTATTGCACTAATGCATTTCAAggcttttataatttgt
This genomic window contains:
- the LOC129242502 gene encoding probable small nuclear ribonucleoprotein E, with the protein product MSFKGNTKVQKVMVQPINLIFRYLQNRSRVQVWLYENVSLRIEGHIVGFDEYMNLVLDDAEEVWVKTRTRKNLGRIMLKGDNITLIQNVSPSKD